One Salvelinus namaycush isolate Seneca chromosome 4, SaNama_1.0, whole genome shotgun sequence genomic window carries:
- the dcun1d3 gene encoding DCN1-like protein 3, whose protein sequence is MGQCVTKCKNPSSSLGSKSGDKEQGSKSHHKKGGGGGGGHKEEPGTVCRKASSEHMFNGTKTAMEVTVETTVIPASAMLGDLRKEDRSVADREGPSLLRIEELFCCYKDPHEDDILEEGMERFCNDLCVDPAEFRVLVLAWKFQAATMCKFTRKEFVDGCRAIQADSLEGICSRFTCMLLEAQGEESFKDLYRFTFQFGLDAEEGQRSLQRDIAIALWRLVFTQDTPDILEHWLDFLGENPSGVRGISRDTWNMFLNFTQAIGPDLSNYSEDEAWPSLFDTFVEWEMERRKKEAQEEQLKRAEEEERGCTETEGSPSSTDGLETESGWGSQTWVGH, encoded by the exons atgggccAGTGCGTCACCAAGTGTAAGAACCCATCGTCCTCGCTCGGCAGCAAGAGTGGCGACAAGGAGCAGGGGTCCAAGTCCCACCACAAGAAAGGCGGCGGCGGGGGAGGAGGGCACAAAGAGGAGCCTGGCACTGTGTGCAGAAAGGCCTCCAGTGAGCACATGTTCAACGGCACCAAGACCGCCATGGAGGTTACCGTGGAGACCACAGTGATCCCTGCGTCGGCCATGCTGGGGGACCTGAGGAAGGAGGACCGCTCGGTGGCGGATAGGGAGGGGCCGTCCTTGCTGCGCATCGAGGAGCTCTTCTGCTGCTACAAGGACCCGCATGAGGATGACATCTTGGAGGAGGGCATGGAGAGGTTCTGCAACGACCTGTGCGTGGACCCCGCCGAGTTCCGCGTGCTGGTCCTCGCCTGGAAGTTCCAGGCGGCCACCATGTGCAAGTTTACAAG GAAGGAGTTTGTGGACGGATGCAGGGCGATCCAGGCGGACAGTCTGGAGGGCATCTGCTCCCGGTTCACCTGCATGCTGCTGGAGGCGCAGGGCGAGGAGAGCTTCAAGGACCTGTACCGCTTCACTTTCCAGTTCGGCCTGGATGCCGAGGAGGGCCAGCGCTCGCTTCAGCGCGACATCGCCATCGCTCTGTGGCGCCTGGTCTTCACGCAGGACACGCCGGATATCCTTGAGCACTGGCTGGACTTCCTCGGTGAGAACCCGTCGGGCGTGCGGGGCATCTCGCGGGACACCTGGAACATGTTCCTCAACTTCACACAGGCCATCGGGCCGGACCTGAGCAACTACAGCGAGGACGAGGCCTGGCCCAGCCTCTTCGACACCTTTGTGGAGTGGGAGATGGAGCGCAGGAAAAAGGAGGCACAGGAGGAGCAGTTGAAgagggcagaggaggaggagaggggatgcaCTGAGACCGAGGGCTCTCCCTCCAGCACAGACGGACTTGAAACAGAGAGCGGATGGGGCTCACAGACCTGGGTGGGCCACTGA